The Spirochaeta cellobiosiphila DSM 17781 genome contains the following window.
TACAAGCTTAAATTATGGGGTGTGACATTAGAGAATTCGATGACTCATGAGGTCATTGCTGGTGAGCTAGGTTATACATTGGGCAGGACTTATACTAGTTTGACAGGTTTTTTCTACCGACATAATTCGGCATGGAATAATTTGGGTAAAGTACAACTTATTCTGTTAGCTCAATTATTAAAAGAAAAAGGAATCTCTTTCTGGAATCTCGGTCATCCTTACATGTCATATAAGACAAAATTAGGAGCACAAATCTTGTCTCGTCAAGACTTCCTACGACGTTGGGATGATAAGGTTCAAGCTGATACTATTGATATCGATAGTTCTTTTGACTAAATGATATAGTTCCGATAGACTGCTTTCTTCATTCGTCTCAAAGTTAGGGAGTAAGTCATTGATTAATCTGTCCAATATTAAAATGTCCTTTGGTGATAGAACTTTATACAAAAACGCCACCTTTTTGGTTAGACCTGGCGATCGTATTGGGTTGGTAGGCCCTAATGGTTCCGGAAAATCTACCTTATTCAAAATAATGACGGGTGTCGAAACTCCTGATGAAGGTTCTGTCTCTGTAGATGCAGGTGTTGTGATTGGTTATTTTTCACAAGATGTAGGGGAGATGACCGGTTCTTCTGTATTAGAGGAAGTATTATCCGGAGCTGGTGAGGTCTTTGAAATTGGTAGAAAGCTAACTGATCTTGAGCATCGGATGGCCTCTGAAGAAGGGTTAAATGATAAAGAGATGGATCTTTATGGCGAACTACAAATGGCCTTCGTTAATAGAGACGGTTATGAACTAGATAATAAAGCAGAAACCATTCTTGAGGGTTTGGGGTTTGATAAAATAGCTCGATCAAGAAGTGTTGATACCTTCTCTGGAGGATGGAAGATGAGAATAGCCTTAGCTAAAATTCTTCTCCTTAATCCAGATTTATTGTTAATGGATGAACCTACTAATCATTTGGATATGGAATCAATTGTATGGTTGGAAGAATGGTTAAAAAACTTTGAAGGTTCTCTTGTTATGACAAGTCATGATCGCCAATTTATGACCAGGTTGTGTAATAGAACAATCGAGGTCGCTGGAGAAACAATTACTATGTATTCCGGAGATTATGATTTTTATTTGCAGGAACGTCATATTCGTAGGGAGCAACTAATCGCTGCTTACAATAAGCAACAAGCTTCCATTGCGAAGGATGAAGAATTCATAGCTCGATTCAAAGCAAGGGCTTCTCATGCGGCTCAAGTTCAATCCCGTGTGAAAATGCTGGAAAAACTGGAACGGATTGTCATCCCTCCAGAACCTAAGGTTATGAAATTTGAGTTTGCTCAAGTCAGAAGAAGTGGGGATCGAGTTATTAACTTTGATAATCTAAGTAAGGTATGGACAGATGAGGAAAGGGGAAATGTCAAGGTTTTTGAAGGACTCTGCGGTGACATTAATAGAGGTGATAAGATTGCTGTCACCGGGG
Protein-coding sequences here:
- a CDS encoding ABC-F family ATP-binding cassette domain-containing protein, with translation MINLSNIKMSFGDRTLYKNATFLVRPGDRIGLVGPNGSGKSTLFKIMTGVETPDEGSVSVDAGVVIGYFSQDVGEMTGSSVLEEVLSGAGEVFEIGRKLTDLEHRMASEEGLNDKEMDLYGELQMAFVNRDGYELDNKAETILEGLGFDKIARSRSVDTFSGGWKMRIALAKILLLNPDLLLMDEPTNHLDMESIVWLEEWLKNFEGSLVMTSHDRQFMTRLCNRTIEVAGETITMYSGDYDFYLQERHIRREQLIAAYNKQQASIAKDEEFIARFKARASHAAQVQSRVKMLEKLERIVIPPEPKVMKFEFAQVRRSGDRVINFDNLSKVWTDEERGNVKVFEGLCGDINRGDKIAVTGVNGAGKSTLLKIMCQQVPQTSGTIQIGSSVDLGYFSQYSSDLLHDERTIFEEITHRLPDSTIGYRKTLLGAFQFSGDDVDKNIGLLSGGEKSRVVLASILANPVNCLILDEPTNHLDITSREVLLEALKCFEGTLIIVSHDRYFLTQLVNRVFEIDHGKLNVYEGDYPYYLSKKA